TTTTAAAACGATAAAATAATGAAACTTATGAATAAATACCTGTCCTTGTTGTTGATAATTGCTTTATTAAGCTCTTGCAACAAATTCGATGAAATTAATACTGACCCGGACGCAACAACGAAAGTCACCTCTTCACTATTGGCAACCGGACTACTATTAAATATCACCAGTTCCAGTAGTGGTAAATCCTTTGTCAATAGCGCACTCTTATCCAAACAATTGGCATGGGGTGGAGAAGGCATGGAAGACTACCAATATAATATATTCGGACGTTCCAGCTTCGGAGGATACAATACCTTAATCAATGCACAAAAAATGGTAGAGTCTGTTTCTGATGATAATGTGAACGCTTATGACGGATTAGCGCATTTTATCAAAGCCTACAAACTTTTCTATATATCTATGGAAATGGGAGACATCCCCTATGAAGAAGCCTTACAAGGAGAAAAAGGACTAGTAAAACCTCGTTATAATACACAAAAAGAAGTCATGAACTTTGTTCTTGATGATTTGACCAGAGCTTATGAATTATTCTCTAATGGAAAAGACTTCACAGGAGATCCCATCTTGGGGGGAAAGATAGAACTTTGGAAAAAAGCGACTACAGCTTTTCAACTCAAAGTCTTGATGCATCTTTCAAAGAAAGAAAGTGATACTGACCTGAACATCAAAGAACGCTTCTCAGAAATCATCGCATCAGGCAACCTGATGGAATCCAATGCTGACAATCTGCAAATGATATATATGGACAAAGCAAACACATTATATCCCTTCAACAAAACAAACCATAAGTACACTTCCAATCCAATACTAACGAACATGATAATCGACAAATTCAAAGAAACCGTC
The DNA window shown above is from Bacteroides faecium and carries:
- a CDS encoding SusD/RagB family nutrient-binding outer membrane lipoprotein, yielding MKLMNKYLSLLLIIALLSSCNKFDEINTDPDATTKVTSSLLATGLLLNITSSSSGKSFVNSALLSKQLAWGGEGMEDYQYNIFGRSSFGGYNTLINAQKMVESVSDDNVNAYDGLAHFIKAYKLFYISMEMGDIPYEEALQGEKGLVKPRYNTQKEVMNFVLDDLTRAYELFSNGKDFTGDPILGGKIELWKKATTAFQLKVLMHLSKKESDTDLNIKERFSEIIASGNLMESNADNLQMIYMDKANTLYPFNKTNHKYTSNPILTNMIIDKFKETVDIRMFYYAKPSEAKLKAGLKEDDWNAYIGIDPSIPFEEINKAYAALEYSGLNPRYTDYPAGEPVIRLGYAEQNFILAEAAVRGWIQGDATVYYKKGIEASMNFIADNTPDEAIYHHGHPITKESIAAFLATPAIQLTGSKEPDIEKIITQRYLASFLQHPWDTYYDYRRTGYPVLPINPETNRNDVTDQLPMRWMYPKSESDYNKENIDEALGRQFDGVDDVNKLMWILQ